In the Geobacter sp. FeAm09 genome, one interval contains:
- a CDS encoding PAS domain S-box protein: MTLKSFQTRLILICVLPLVILAAYLSFDRVRSLQDQRAQEAANLVRNYAASLDRLLNARIAALQMLAASSSLTDAHRLGEFYQESQAFLKNFGSHVLLADLSSHMILNTRLPYGAPLPDLPRVKGHSSVAAVLATGKPAVGDTFMGPINKAPLVSLAVPVKRNGRISRLLLSIMETRQFQERLDEFSLPAGFAITLLDGTGAVIARRLPPGGTSDPNLDGYSGRIVIKSAVAPWSVQLAVHRDTYRLPLYTASAALAAALLGATLISVLVGMLAGRELAGSVASLTEPAASPSLRPPIAEIETVRRVLVKATTARAEEEAIRRASDERYRSLVESAPAAIFIHRDDRIEYANPAAIRLFGGDDAGEVVGRSPYAFVHPAYHDVMAERIGTLLHGGSTTLTEMRIIQAGGGERIVEVIGTTCGDDQLGTAIQVMMCDITERKRAEEDRARLESRLRQI, translated from the coding sequence GTGACCCTCAAATCGTTCCAGACCCGGCTGATTCTCATCTGCGTGCTGCCGCTCGTCATACTGGCGGCGTACCTCTCCTTCGACCGCGTCCGCTCATTGCAGGACCAGCGCGCGCAGGAGGCGGCCAATCTGGTGCGCAATTACGCAGCGTCCCTCGACCGCCTCCTCAATGCCCGGATTGCAGCCCTGCAGATGCTGGCCGCCTCGTCATCCCTGACCGATGCGCACCGCCTGGGCGAATTTTACCAGGAATCACAGGCATTCTTAAAGAATTTCGGCAGCCATGTGCTCCTGGCCGACCTGTCGAGCCACATGATTCTCAACACGCGTCTGCCCTACGGCGCCCCGCTGCCCGACCTGCCCCGGGTCAAGGGGCATTCCTCCGTGGCGGCCGTCCTGGCGACCGGAAAGCCGGCGGTGGGCGACACGTTCATGGGGCCGATCAACAAGGCGCCGCTGGTCTCCCTGGCGGTGCCGGTCAAACGCAACGGCCGGATCTCCCGTCTCCTGCTCAGCATCATGGAGACCAGGCAGTTCCAGGAGCGCCTGGACGAGTTTTCGCTCCCCGCCGGATTTGCCATTACGCTGCTCGACGGCACGGGAGCCGTCATCGCCCGTCGTCTCCCCCCCGGCGGGACATCGGATCCCAACCTGGACGGTTATTCCGGCCGCATCGTCATCAAATCGGCCGTTGCCCCCTGGTCGGTGCAGCTCGCCGTTCACCGGGACACCTACCGTTTGCCGCTCTACACCGCATCGGCGGCGCTGGCGGCGGCACTCCTCGGGGCCACCCTCATCAGCGTTCTGGTGGGGATGCTGGCCGGCCGCGAGCTTGCCGGATCGGTGGCCTCCCTTACGGAGCCCGCCGCATCCCCCAGTCTGCGCCCCCCTATCGCGGAGATCGAAACGGTGCGCAGGGTGCTGGTCAAGGCCACGACGGCGCGCGCGGAAGAAGAGGCCATCCGCCGTGCCAGCGACGAGCGCTACCGCAGCCTGGTGGAAAGCGCCCCCGCCGCCATCTTCATCCACCGCGACGACAGGATCGAATACGCCAATCCGGCGGCAATCCGGCTGTTCGGTGGCGATGATGCGGGAGAGGTGGTGGGCAGGTCACCCTATGCCTTCGTCCATCCGGCGTACCACGACGTCATGGCCGAACGGATCGGCACCCTGCTGCACGGCGGCAGCACCACGCTGACGGAAATGCGGATTATCCAGGCCGGCGGGGGCGAGCGCATTGTCGAGGTCATCGGCACGACGTGTGGCGATGATCAGCTGGGAACGGCCATTCAGGTCATGATGTGCGACATTACCGAACGCAAACGGGCCGAGGAAGATCGGGCCAGGCTCGAAAGCCGCCTCCGGCAGATATAG
- a CDS encoding transporter substrate-binding domain-containing protein has product MKRITLHLMVGICVMAILVASPVPRPSEAAEKIVLVSSQETRESFYGRWLDLIYTEAFRRLGYEFRYKGYPGGRAPVMAERGEVDGEIHRPADYEKVARNLLKVKEPSFSVSYVAYAARQGIVLNGWASLKNTDYAVEYRRGAKVPEAALPAVVRPERLSSIATPEQGLKKLITGRTDIYVDQEAVVTEALGRLGPSPVHQVGVMFTGYTHVFLHKKHAALVPKVALVLKAMKREGLIKRYRQLALEQQPGS; this is encoded by the coding sequence ATGAAACGGATCACGTTGCACCTGATGGTCGGAATATGCGTCATGGCAATTCTTGTGGCCTCCCCCGTGCCGCGTCCGAGCGAGGCCGCGGAAAAGATCGTGCTGGTCAGTTCGCAGGAGACCAGGGAGTCGTTCTACGGCCGATGGCTCGACCTGATCTATACCGAGGCCTTCCGGCGGCTGGGCTATGAATTCCGCTACAAGGGGTACCCCGGCGGCCGTGCGCCGGTTATGGCCGAAAGAGGCGAGGTGGATGGGGAGATCCACCGCCCCGCCGATTATGAGAAGGTGGCCAGGAACCTGCTCAAGGTGAAAGAGCCGAGTTTTTCCGTCTCCTACGTCGCCTATGCCGCCAGACAGGGAATCGTCCTGAACGGCTGGGCGAGCCTGAAAAATACGGACTATGCCGTCGAATACCGGCGGGGGGCCAAGGTGCCCGAAGCCGCTTTGCCGGCGGTGGTCAGACCGGAGAGGTTATCCAGCATCGCAACGCCGGAGCAGGGGCTGAAAAAGCTCATCACCGGCCGTACGGACATCTATGTGGACCAGGAGGCGGTCGTCACGGAAGCGCTCGGGAGGCTGGGCCCATCCCCCGTGCATCAGGTGGGCGTCATGTTCACGGGGTACACCCATGTGTTCCTGCACAAAAAGCATGCCGCGCTCGTGCCGAAAGTCGCCCTGGTCCTGAAGGCCATGAAGCGGGAAGGCCTGATCAAACGCTATAGGCAACTCGCCCTGGAACAACAGCCGGGCTCGTGA
- a CDS encoding diguanylate cyclase: MVHKQETVSSRYFDYLYRLGSTVNGVIGLVCCALLGALDVLTPPEYMFSFLYLLPISFTTWFAGKRAGLLASVTCTVILARYNFHANIVAAVWNNLSTLGIFCVVAVMVCKIQQLLDNERVLSRTDPLTGAMNLRAFTELVEYEILRLRRDYRPFSIAYFDIDNFKKVNDRYGHRRGDELLKAVVNCLREKIRRTDIIARLGGDEFTIFFPSTDHEAVKTVTLDLVQELDRLVKANRWPTTISMGVVTCSDGACELDDLISTADKLMYDVKHAGKNGIQYAVYPRV; the protein is encoded by the coding sequence ATGGTGCATAAACAGGAAACCGTCTCGTCCCGCTATTTCGATTACCTCTACCGGCTGGGGAGCACCGTCAATGGTGTCATAGGGCTCGTATGCTGCGCGCTCCTCGGAGCTTTGGACGTGCTGACGCCGCCGGAATACATGTTTTCCTTTCTCTATCTCCTCCCCATCTCCTTCACCACCTGGTTTGCCGGCAAACGCGCGGGCCTGCTGGCCTCCGTAACGTGTACCGTCATTCTGGCGCGGTACAACTTCCATGCGAACATCGTGGCCGCCGTATGGAACAACCTGTCCACGCTCGGCATCTTCTGCGTCGTCGCCGTCATGGTCTGCAAGATACAGCAGCTCCTGGACAACGAGCGGGTCCTGTCCCGCACCGATCCGCTCACCGGAGCCATGAACCTGCGGGCGTTCACCGAGCTGGTGGAATATGAGATCCTGCGGCTGCGGCGCGACTATCGACCGTTCTCCATCGCCTATTTCGACATCGACAACTTCAAAAAGGTCAATGACAGGTACGGCCACCGGAGGGGGGATGAGCTTCTGAAAGCCGTGGTGAACTGCCTGAGGGAAAAGATCCGGAGAACCGACATTATCGCCCGGCTGGGGGGGGATGAATTCACCATTTTTTTTCCCTCCACGGACCATGAGGCGGTGAAGACGGTAACGCTGGACCTGGTGCAGGAGTTGGACCGGCTGGTGAAAGCCAACCGGTGGCCCACCACCATCAGCATGGGGGTGGTGACCTGTTCGGACGGGGCATGCGAACTGGACGACCTCATATCCACGGCGGATAAGCTCATGTACGACGTCAAACACGCCGGGAAGAACGGCATTCAGTATGCCGTGTATCCGCGGGTGTGA